From Opitutaceae bacterium, the proteins below share one genomic window:
- a CDS encoding AraC family transcriptional regulator, with protein sequence MAGTGIDSACLHDPKAMVSDLVYYAFLENVAGLDSAGHTLPLRVGASMRCDDYGAFGLAWKSALNLRSSCERAERYARVLTSVTAYELETAEGGVFMNLHRDGHRRLGLRLSNEASLASIISISREVSTQPCRPIAVHFQHTAPSSTRAHEDYFGCPVHFESGRDALLFSDETLAAPNQLGDEGLSRFFENHLESELSVVEADPSLASRVRRQVSQALSEGVPTLSEVAGRLGMSGRTLQRRLAKQGHSFITLVDDTRRQLAMRLLRQTDYSLAEVAFMTGFSEQSAFTRAFKRWQGQTPRSFRLAAIYQA encoded by the coding sequence CTGGCCGGTACAGGTATTGATTCGGCGTGTCTCCATGATCCGAAAGCGATGGTATCCGATCTGGTCTACTACGCCTTTCTGGAAAATGTGGCCGGTCTGGACAGCGCCGGTCATACCCTGCCCCTCCGGGTCGGCGCGTCCATGCGTTGCGACGATTATGGTGCTTTCGGCCTCGCCTGGAAATCCGCCCTCAACCTGCGCAGTTCCTGCGAACGAGCCGAACGCTACGCCCGGGTTCTGACCAGTGTCACGGCCTACGAACTGGAGACGGCCGAGGGCGGCGTATTCATGAACCTGCACCGGGACGGTCACCGACGCCTTGGCTTGCGGCTGTCCAACGAGGCCAGTCTGGCGAGTATCATCTCCATCAGTCGCGAAGTCTCCACGCAACCCTGCCGGCCCATCGCCGTCCATTTCCAGCACACGGCCCCGTCCTCGACCCGGGCCCACGAAGACTACTTCGGTTGCCCGGTCCACTTCGAATCCGGTCGGGACGCGCTTTTGTTTTCGGACGAGACCTTGGCGGCCCCCAACCAACTGGGCGACGAGGGCCTGTCGCGCTTCTTCGAGAACCACCTCGAAAGTGAGCTTTCCGTCGTTGAGGCAGATCCTTCCCTCGCCAGTCGGGTCCGGCGCCAGGTCTCCCAAGCCCTCAGCGAGGGTGTCCCGACCTTGAGCGAAGTGGCCGGCCGACTTGGAATGAGCGGCCGGACCCTCCAGCGCCGGCTGGCCAAACAGGGCCACAGCTTCATTACCCTGGTGGATGACACCCGGCGTCAATTGGCGATGCGCCTGCTCAGGCAAACCGATTATTCGCTGGCCGAGGTTGCCTTTATGACGGGGTTCTCGGAGCAAAGCGCCTTCACCCGGGCGTTCAAGCGCTGGCAGGGGCAAACACCGCGCTCCTTTCGCCTTGCCGCCATTTACCAGGCCTGA
- a CDS encoding formylglycine-generating enzyme family protein yields the protein MKNSLGMELVPVAAGSFMRGAVFDGTWQQYHDQVLGAAGGTLPMAALTGGETDEAPVHRVTITRPFLMSATEVTNQQYAQYDPDHPRTEWNPEDDAAVGGVSWDEATAFCAWLSGREGRTYRLPTEAEWEYACRAGSDTHFHGGQDLAEDAIDRRSRRVGRCPPNAWGLHDMHGNVEEWCLDGYGDYPGGDVTDPVGPSTSLTRVVRGGSDEDPPAILRCGNRTSTVAAFRHERIGFRVVCADLPATRPTTVVEPLWQRDVGQADHDWSGGPPPDQPWFGEILSFATPPPAVNTRVTGSMLRSPTTKARPGRSGD from the coding sequence ATGAAGAATTCACTGGGCATGGAATTGGTGCCGGTTGCGGCCGGGTCCTTCATGCGCGGGGCCGTCTTTGATGGAACCTGGCAGCAGTATCATGATCAGGTCCTTGGTGCGGCCGGTGGAACGCTGCCGATGGCCGCATTGACCGGCGGCGAAACCGACGAAGCTCCCGTTCACCGGGTGACGATCACCCGGCCATTCCTGATGTCCGCCACGGAAGTCACCAACCAGCAGTATGCGCAGTATGATCCCGATCATCCCCGGACGGAGTGGAACCCGGAGGACGACGCGGCGGTCGGTGGGGTCAGCTGGGATGAAGCGACGGCATTCTGCGCATGGCTGAGCGGGCGGGAGGGGAGGACTTATCGGCTCCCGACGGAGGCGGAATGGGAATATGCCTGCCGGGCCGGGTCGGACACTCACTTCCATGGCGGGCAGGACCTGGCGGAAGACGCAATCGACCGGCGGTCCCGCCGGGTCGGGCGATGCCCACCCAATGCCTGGGGGCTCCACGACATGCACGGCAATGTCGAGGAATGGTGTCTGGACGGGTACGGGGATTACCCGGGAGGCGACGTCACGGACCCGGTCGGGCCGTCGACCAGCCTGACCCGGGTGGTCCGAGGGGGATCCGATGAAGATCCGCCCGCCATCCTGCGTTGCGGGAACCGGACCAGCACGGTCGCGGCCTTCCGGCACGAGCGGATCGGGTTCCGGGTGGTCTGCGCCGACCTGCCCGCGACCCGGCCGACCACGGTGGTTGAGCCGCTCTGGCAGCGGGACGTCGGCCAGGCTGACCACGACTGGTCGGGTGGCCCGCCCCCGGACCAACCGTGGTTCGGCGAGATTCTGTCGTTTGCCACGCCGCCTCCGGCCGTGAATACACGGGTTACGGGCTCTATGCTGCGGTCTCCTACGACGAAGGCGAGACCTGGCCGGTCCGGAGACTGA